One window from the genome of Malus domestica chromosome 01, GDT2T_hap1 encodes:
- the LOC103418096 gene encoding probable methyltransferase PMT15 produces MAFQTPLQYFSLKPKRANLYYMTVAAVLCTICYLVGIWQHSTSRAAIYTPVSAVTSCPPITTNTTITLDFNAHHRAEDLPLPPVAARVAHLPACDAKHSEYTPCEDVTRSLKFDRDRLVYRERHCPDKEELLKCRIPAPHGYTVPFRWPESRESVWYANVPHKELTVEKKMQNWVHYEGDRFRFPGGGTMFPRGADAYIDDIGKLINLRDGSIRTAIDTGCGVASWGAYLLSRDILTVSFAPRDTHEAQVQFALERGVPALIGILASKRLPYPSRAFDMAHCSRCLIPWGQYDGLYLIEVDRVLRPGGYWILSGPPINWENHWKGWERTAEDLKAEQTTIENVAKRLCWKKLKQKGDLAIWQKPTNHVHCKVNRKLFKKPSFCQAQDPDTAWYTKMEDCLTPLPGVNNIKEIAGGQLAKWPERLNTVPPRISSGSLTGITAETFRENTELWKKRVEYYKTVDYQLAEAGRYRNLLDMNAYLGGFAAVLVHDPVWVMNIVPVEAEVNALGAIYERGLIGTYQNWCEAMSTYPRTYDLIHSDSVFTLYKDRCEAEDILLEMDRILRPEGSIIFRDDVDVLVKVKSILDAMQYDARIVDHENGPKVREKILLAVKQYWTAPAPALETQEQSKSNS; encoded by the exons aTGGCTTTCCAAACTCCACTACAGTACTTTTCACTGAAACCCAAAAGAGCCAACCTTTATTACATGACGGTAGCCGCAGTCCTCTGCACGATCTGCTACCTTGTCGGAATTTGGCAGCACTCAACCAGCCGCGCCGCAATTTACACACCTGTCTCCGCCGTCACCTCATGTCCTCCAATCACCACAAACACAACAATCACTCTCGACTTCAACGCCCACCACCGCGCCGAGGACCTCCCCCTACCTCCCGTGGCTGCGCGTGTGGCTCACCTGCCGGCCTGCGACGCCAAGCACAGCGAGTACACCCCGTGCGAGGACGTCACGAGATCGCTCAAGTTCGACAGGGATAGGTTGGTGTACAGGGAGAGGCATTGCCCGGACAAGGAGGAGCTTCTGAAGTGTCGGATTCCAGCGCCTCACGGCTACACGGTACCGTTTCGGTGGCCGGAGAGCCGAGAATCGGTTTGGTATGCAAATGTGCCGCACAAGGAGTTGACCGTGGAGAAGAAGATGCAGAATTGGGTTCATTACGAAGGGGATCGGTTTAGATTCCCTGGTGGAGGGACCATGTTTCCTCGCGGTGCAGATGCGTAtattgatgatatcggaaaGTTGATTAATCTCAGAGATGGGTCTATACGGACCGCCATCGATACCGGTTGCGGG GTTGCAAGTTGGGGAGCTTACCTTTTGTCCAGGGACATTCTAACAGTGTCATTTGCACCAAGAGACACACATGAAGCACAAGTTCAATTTGCTCTTGAAAGAGGAGTTCCTGCATTGATTGGCATTCTTGCTTCCAAAAGACTTCCTTACCCCTCAAGAGCTTTTGACATGGCTCACTGCTCTCGATGCCTCATCCCCTGGGGCCAATATG ATGGGCTTTACTTGATTGAAGTTGATCGAGTTTTACGCCCCGGTGGGTACTGGATTCTTTCCGGGCCACCAATAAACTGGGAGAATCACTGGAAAGGATGGGAAAGAACAGCTGAAGATCTTAAAGCTGAGCAGACAACGATTGAGAATGTAGCAAAAAGATTGTGTTGGAAGAAACTGAAGCAGAAGGGTGACCTTGCAATTTGGCAAAAACCCACTAACCATGTTCACTGTAAGGTCAACAGAAAGCTCTTCAAGAAACCATCCTTCTGCCAAGCTCAAGATCCTGACACTGCATG gTATACGAAAATGGAGGATTGTTTGACCCCACTTCCTGGAGTGAACAACATAAAGGAAATTGCAGGAGGGCAATTGGCTAAATGGCCAGAGAGGCTAAACACAGTCCCTCCAAGAATCAGCAGTGGGAGTTTGACAGGAATCACAGCTGAGACCTTCAGAGAAAACACAGAGCTTTGGAAGAAAAGAGTAGAATATTACAAGACCGTGGATTATCAGTTGGCAGAGGCCGGGAGGTACCGGAATCTGCTCGATATGAACGCTTACTTGGGCGGCTTTGCAGCTGTACTTGTTCATGACCCTGTGTGGGTTATGAACATTGTCCCTGTTGAGGCTGAGGTTAACGCCCTTGGAGCCATTTATGAACGAGGATTGATTGGAACTTATCAGAATTG GTGTGAAGCTATGTCTACTTACCCAAGAACCTATGACTTGATTCACTCTGATTCAGTTTTTACCCTCTACAAGGACAG ATGTGAAGCGGAAGATATTCTTTTAGAAATGGATAGGATTTTAAGGCCAGAGGGCAGTATAATCTTCCGTGATGACGTGGACGTGTTGGTGAAAGTCAAGAGCATCTTGGATGCAATGCAATACGACGCCAGAATCGTCGACCATGAAAACGGACCAAAGGTGAGAGAGAAGATTTTGTTGGCGGTCAAGCAGTACTGGACTGCCCCAGCTCCTGCCCTagaaactcaagaacaaagcaaATCGAATTCATAG